atCCAACGGCTTATCCTCGCCtgcgatggcgatggcgagcacGGTGAGCCCTACGCGGGCGCTCTAACTCTTCCTCCGGCACCCAAACCCTCTCGTACCTACCGCCGCTGtacgtcgccgtccagcggTAGACGCCTTCATACCATGGCGTCGAGTCCGACGATGTAGACGGTGGGCCCCTCCGCCCGAACAACGGGAATATCCTGCTGCACGGCGTTGATGGGGCGCGGCCATCGGCACCAGAGTCGCCGTCGCGTAGGACTATCAGCTCGTGGCCCGCGCGCaacatgacggcggcggcgaggagcgggggcacgagctgcgcgaccgtGTCGAGCTCGTTGACGCCCGAAATCTCGTTCCACTGGATGGAGAGCTCAATGGCCACGACGAGCACCGAGAAGACGGTGAGGTCGGACAGCAGCTGCACCCTGCTCAGCGAGTCGATGAGGCCTTGGCTGCGCGACCGGTCAGACACCAGCAGACGCTCGTGCGGGCGGCATCAACATGACTggaagctcgacgacgtACGGGAGACGCATGTTTCCGCGCTCGTGCCTCACCCTCTCGCTCACCCTCCTGTCGCAGAAGACGCGCCACAGGAGCTTGCCGAGGCAGACCAGCAGCATGAGCAGGTAGACGGCCGCGTTGAAGGCCAGGAAcccgtcgttgccgtcgagcggCATCGGGCTGAATAGGAAGCCGTACTGGtggcagcgcgccgcccggtgcAGGCCCGGCACGTGGACCGCGAAGAACCACAcggccgtcgatgcggccgtTACGACGAGCGCCCACTCGATCAGCCGAAAGGCGCGCACCTTGCGCTCCTTGGACCACGAGCGTGGGCTGTACCGCGGGTTCCAGCACATGAACGGGCGGAACAAGTACACGGGCACCAGGAACATGTACGTGCCCGtcgtgagcagcagcacgatgTAGATGCCCGCGGGGTCGAGCGGcacgggcgtcgtggccgctGGGACGCTGTTGGTCGCGGTGCCGGCGTCGTTGATGCGGCTGAtgtggacgacgagagcggccgtcgcggcgatgGACAGGCAGAGCCCGAGGAGACGCACCGCGGGGAGCACCTCCTGGCCGACGTGGTTGAAGTAGAGCGCGCCGAACCACTGCAAGTAAAAGGTGAAGCGGATCCCGAGGCCGTACATGTCGGGACGGGGATGAGGCGTGCAGGCttccatggcggcgcggctgctgggctgtTGCCGTGATGATGTCGAAGCATGGCCTCGTACGGTGATATATGTTACAGACGGCCGGGTCTTCTCATGCAGTAACCACGTCGACATTCAGAAGCCCAGCATCACACCTGGGCCGTCTTTCAGTAACACGTACATGACACCAGCAAACCATTTGAATGGGTGCCCGTTAGAGCATGACGCCCAAACGGTGGCCCTGATACTGGGCATCGAATCGTCGTAACACCCAAGCGACTTCTCCCAGTGTCGGACACATGTCGTACGTGAGGAGACGTGTCTGCTGTTGCATGGCGGAGCCGCTCTCCTCTGGTATAGTTGTGTTTGTTATACTGTGGCGTGAGGGGAGGAGCAGAGTCTATTGTCGGCCGGGCATACGTGTGCCATCGTCCAAAGCTTGGAGCCTATTTCACCGGAGCTATTTCACCGAAGCAGCTTCTTTCCTTGAAACTGGACTGAGTGTTTCAGTGCATTTTCTGGATGTTGAATATGGGCTGGGATAAACATGAATCAGCACGTACTATCCTGTAGCGACTTGATAGAGTTCACTTGGCAGACGTGGGCACTCGGCGTGGGCTCACTCCACAGACTACAGAGTAGTTACCGGCAGGGCGCGCCCGGATGGGCGTCTGCATTTAGTACATTAGGTTGGAGTCGTATATCCGTTATCCACTACCGACTTCAGCCGCCACAAACCGCCTATCTCTCCCATCTGAACAtaccatcatcatcatcattgtcATCCACATGGGCTCGCACCAGTGAATTGCTACTGTGAAGGCAGCCCATCATGGACCAAACCGACAGGCAGCTTCGCTTCGACGTGCTCAACTTTTGGCTCGACAACTGCCGCCCTCCCACAACGCAGGACCTGTCGGCCAAGAGCAGGCGCGACGAGTCGGACGTGCGCCGCGGGCTGAAGtgcctcgaggagctgcatCATCTCAAGCTCTACGGCGATGAGgtgccctcgccgacgcccatcgccatggcgcaTCCCTTTTCGCATCTGTGAGCCTTCCTCCCCACGATTCGCAGAGCGacacgcgcggcggctgatCGGCGGTTCACTCCAGGCCGACCCCTTACCTCGTGGTGTGTGCGCTACCCTACCTTGCCTACCCTACCAGCCGGGAACACTCGCCGCGGATTGAAGCCCCGTCCTACGAGCTCTGAGACTGACAGTTGGGGGttcggtcggtcgggtccCCCGTGTTCCATGTAGAGAGCAGGCGAGCGCTCGTGGTGGGCCAACTGCGCCTGGTGCGCCTTTGGCCTCGCCTCCATGCTGTACCCGGACTgccgcgatgacgacgacgccgccgctgtcgaggTGCACGCCctgacggcgtcgtcgggctcgcgcGTTATCCGCGTCGATCAAGATGGTAGGCTCCGGGGTGCtgacagcgacggcgacggtgacggtgacggcggcagcgggaggACAGACCTGCAGTCGTACCACGTCGTCTtctcagcgccgccgtcgcgctggtgGGCCGACGTGCGCTTCGCGTGCAGCACGATCCAGCTGTGCGCgacgcgcggcgaggcggaggcgtgGCACCGACGGCATGGGTTCCACGCGGGTGACGTGATGAGCCTGGCCACGCTGTGGGAGCTTGCCaaggtgtgtgtgtgtgtgtgttgaGTCGAGCCCtttcccctccctctccagCCGCCTTCATGTTGTTTACCTGCGTGATGCTTTTGCGAAGAAGCTGACGGGTATGAATCATGACGTAGGCGTGGTATCACGATAAGCACAAGTACCAGTATGAGCGCAAGACGGAGGAGCAGAAAGAAGCGCTGTTTAAGGAGCTGGGGCTCACATCGGCGTATTGGTCGAGCTGAGGACGGATCAAGCCTTGCGGATATCACTCGCGTTACCAGGGCCCCTTACATACGTGAAACATTGCCGAGATATGGCAAGGGGATGGGCGCGGAGTCGGCAACCCATATACTGTACAGCCGTAAGATACACCTGATCATGGATAGAAGGAAGGCCCGCTGGACGTTGAGAACAGCCATCGCTAGTACCGGGCTACGAGATCACGAAGCCTCTCCTTTTCGTGCCAACGTGACCGCAGAGTATCTAGATCAAAACTTGCAAAGCTTCCACCCACCAGCGATGCCCCTCGCAAGCACAAACGAAACAAAGGCCGCGGCATATAGAGCCCCGCCAAAGACTATGACCCCCCGATAGCCGCCTCCATTGCTGTccacgatggcgccgccgatgggcaCGCCGACCAGGGCGCCAAAGCTCGCGACAAAGAACGTAGTGCCGTTCCTCTTGCCGTAGTCTTCGATCCTGCAGACGCGCGACACGCACACGGGCGTCAggctgatggcggcgccggaccAGAAGCCAAAGAGGACCGTGaacgccgtcgtcctggCCCGGCTCTCGCCGGCCGTCAGccagagggcgaggatggaCGCCGTGCACGCCCCCGCCGTGACGCACATTGTGTTGAACGCCCCGTAGCGGTCCGCGGCGTACCCCGGGAGGGCTCGCCCCGGCACCGCCCCGGCGTTGAGCAGGACGTTGAGCATCTGCGCCCCCCgggcgtcgaagccgctgTGCAGCGCGTAGGAGACGATGTACGTGTACgggatgaagacggcgaaCTCGATCAGGAAGATGCTCAGCGTGGTCATGGCGAAGTTGAGCTCCCTGAGCGCCTTGAGGTCGATGGACGCACCTCGCTGCTTGTTGCTCGGCAGGCGCTTTCGCAGCGTCGCgcaggcgacgagcagcagggcgaggcaGATGAAGGCGATGATGCGAATCGCCCAGGGGAATCCGAGCTTGGGTGAGGCGtacatgatgatgagcggAAAGGCGAtcccgccgaggccgcctgCGGTACATGCGAGGCCGGTGGCA
Above is a genomic segment from Purpureocillium takamizusanense chromosome 2, complete sequence containing:
- a CDS encoding uncharacterized protein (TransMembrane:5 (o51-68i80-98o122-144i165-188o218-239i)~EggNog:ENOG503P8YI), with amino-acid sequence MSTWLLHEKTRPSVTYITVRGHASTSSRQQPSSRAAMEACTPHPRPDMYGLGIRFTFYLQWFGALYFNHVGQEVLPAVRLLGLCLSIAATAALVVHISRINDAGTATNSVPAATTPVPLDPAGIYIVLLLTTGTYMFLVPVYLFRPFMCWNPRYSPRSWSKERKVRAFRLIEWALVVTAASTAVWFFAVHVPGLHRAARCHQYGFLFSPMPLDGNDGFLAFNAAVYLLMLLVCLGKLLWRVFCDRRVSERVRHERGNMRLPYVVELPVMLMPPARASAGV
- a CDS encoding uncharacterized protein (COG:S~EggNog:ENOG503NYJM) is translated as MDQTDRQLRFDVLNFWLDNCRPPTTQDLSAKSRRDESDVRRGLKCLEELHHLKLYGDEVPSPTPIAMAHPFSHLPTPYLVRAGERSWWANCAWCAFGLASMLYPDCRDDDDAAAVEVHALTASSGSRVIRVDQDGRLRGADSDGDGDGDGGSGRTDLQSYHVVFSAPPSRWWADVRFACSTIQLCATRGEAEAWHRRHGFHAGDVMSLATLWELAKAWYHDKHKYQYERKTEEQKEALFKELGLTSAYWSS
- a CDS encoding uncharacterized protein (EggNog:ENOG503NWXD~TransMembrane:11 (o31-53i60-80o86-105i117-141o147-170i191-215o227-246i253-275o287-310i322-341o347-368i)~COG:G), with protein sequence MIPSMGLLNTLAVLQAWTSTHDLRDLSESRIGWIFSCYAFFLYFGGAQVGPIFDAHDVKVLLIPGTIGIFLSLLFLSFSTEFYQCLLSFGVLGGLSASLLFNPSLAAIGHWFHQRRAFATGLACTAGGLGGIAFPLIIMYASPKLGFPWAIRIIAFICLALLLVACATLRKRLPSNKQRGASIDLKALRELNFAMTTLSIFLIEFAVFIPYTYIVSYALHSGFDARGAQMLNVLLNAGAVPGRALPGYAADRYGAFNTMCVTAGACTASILALWLTAGESRARTTAFTVLFGFWSGAAISLTPVCVSRVCRIEDYGKRNGTTFFVASFGALVGVPIGGAIVDSNGGGYRGVIVFGGALYAAAFVSFVLARGIAGGWKLCKF